DNA from Ruminococcaceae bacterium KH2T8:
CCCAGGGCCACGATGATCTTATCGGGAGTGTAGCCCGGCATCTTCATGAGGGAGCCCTTGTCGTAGACATAGCCGCCTATGCCCTGGTTTATTATGTCGTAGTTAAGGATCCTGTTCGCAACACTTACATATGTGCACGAAGATCTTAATGGTCCATACCCCTGAGTGATCGAATCGCCGAGCCAGAGGACTTTCTCGTTCTTCTGAGGTCTTTCTACGGGTGCATCTATCGTGAAGTTCTTAACGAGTACCGTCGCGTCCGCAGGAAGATATATAACGACATTCTTCCTGCCTTCGGGAAGCTCCCACTTTATTGTGCCCGTATCGAGGACATCCTTTATGTATGTGACACCTGTTATAAGGCCGTCCACCATTATCTCGAACGAGTCGGGAGATCCTTTCCAGATGATCTTGTAGTCAAAAGATACGCTCGTTGCTTCCGTTATGAATTCTATCGTCTTTGCAGTCGTCGCAGTACATCTGTCGTACCACATCTCGATCGTACCCTCAAAGTACTTTATCTGCTCCTCGGAGTACTGAAAGGACTGAAGATACCCCTCTTCCGTCTCCTTGAACTCATATGCTCCGAAATAGATATTCTTTAGTTCTTCGTTTGTTAATACCATTCTAATTCACCCGCCTGTGATCAATACTTCGTATATATTACCACTTAGGTCGCGGTGAGGTATACGGTGGTTGGGCATTACCTTACGTATTCCGCGTTATAGCGCTGCTGCATATATTCGCTTAATGCCGCTAAGTATTCAAGCTTTACCTGGTATCTGACCTCGGGGCTCGGGCTTACGATATAGTCGTCCTTCTTGTCTCCCGAGAAGAGCTTCTTTTCAAGGTCCCTTATATCGTCCAGGAGTTCTTCCCTCTCCTGTATGAGTTCTTCGTACGAATACTGCTTACAGTACTCCACATAGCCCTGGGGACTATTCATCATAAAGATCACCTCCGATCAGATAAAATTAGTCGCTTTGAATTCTTCCCTTTGCGGGAGCCCGAACTTCTCCTTACCAAGCTCAATGCTCTTCATGAGGAAAGCCATATTCCTCGCTAAGGTCCTCATGGTCTGAAGACCTTCTTCGTCCGCCCGCGCTTCTCCCGGCATCTGGCCGTGCACGCTGTTCCAGTACTGGCTGCTCGCTATGGGCATGCCGCTTATCGTGAAGTATTTGTTGAGCTGATCGAAAGTGGCCGAGCATCCGCCTCTTCTTGCTACCGCTACCGAAGCGCCGACCTTCATGGTCTTATCGAACTTCGAGCTGTAAAAGAGCCTGTCGAGGCACGCAATGAGCGTCGCATTAGCTGAAGCGTAATAGACGGGAGAAGCGACTACGAGGCCGTCAGCCTGCTCGAACTTCTTTGCGATTATGTTTACCGCGTCGTCAAATATACACTTGGCGTTATTGGCACATGTATTACATGCTACGCAGCCTCTGATGTCCTTGTTGCCGATACGGATGATCTCCGTCTCGATCCCCTCTTCGTTAAAGATCTTTACCATCTCATCGAGAGCTATAGAAGTGTTGCCCGCAGGCCTCGGGCTACCGTTTAATATCAGGACTTTCATGTGATCTTCAGGCCTCCTGTCGTTTGTATTGATTTGAGGCGGAGCGCGCTTGACGGGCGGTAGCTGATGCCGTGACAGCGATGAGCTTTGCGCCGGCGAACTCCTCTTAATAATTTGATTATAAGGCCTGT
Protein-coding regions in this window:
- a CDS encoding Lysophospholipase L1, which encodes MVLTNEELKNIYFGAYEFKETEEGYLQSFQYSEEQIKYFEGTIEMWYDRCTATTAKTIEFITEATSVSFDYKIIWKGSPDSFEIMVDGLITGVTYIKDVLDTGTIKWELPEGRKNVVIYLPADATVLVKNFTIDAPVERPQKNEKVLWLGDSITQGYGPLRSSCTYVSVANRILNYDIINQGIGGYVYDKGSLMKMPGYTPDKIIVALGTNQYGDETMTAVEEYYERLMEIYGSEIPVLCITPIWRGDNLEGLPTLERYCDNIEKIARSYKNVKVVNGMKLIPHMSEYFLDNLHPNCHGCEVYGRKLVEEIRKLEF
- a CDS encoding Multimeric flavodoxin WrbA produces the protein MKVLILNGSPRPAGNTSIALDEMVKIFNEEGIETEIIRIGNKDIRGCVACNTCANNAKCIFDDAVNIIAKKFEQADGLVVASPVYYASANATLIACLDRLFYSSKFDKTMKVGASVAVARRGGCSATFDQLNKYFTISGMPIASSQYWNSVHGQMPGEARADEEGLQTMRTLARNMAFLMKSIELGKEKFGLPQREEFKATNFI